The Arachis duranensis cultivar V14167 chromosome 9, aradu.V14167.gnm2.J7QH, whole genome shotgun sequence genomic sequence ATATACGAATTCCTCTTCGTGTATTAGGGATACGGGTTCCGTTCTTTGGGTTTACCCTGTTTGGGGTTGAGGGCTCATGGTCCATGTTTCTGGGCTCAAGTTTAGGGTTCAACGTTTACGTTCTCCTGTTTGCGATTTAATGTTACGATTTAATGTGACAATTTCTGTTCACCACAACGAATTAAGAACTCGACTGCGTTAATCATAAGTCTCATGTTCATTTCGTCTCGTCCTTAATTCTTCTCCACTTTCATAACTTCCACTATTTCATAACATCCACTTAGAATACAATAAAGACCgactgtttttttattttacattctaCACGTCAACCATTCTATTTTCACGTCAACCATTCTATTTTCACATCGGAGGCGTAGCCACATCCACACTAACCAAGCTCACTTTTTCTTTTGCCTTCGTTTAATTAACGTTAATACTTAGAAGGAAAAATTTAAGTCACCGTAACACTACACACTAGACTAAAGGTTTCGTATTCAGTAATTATACCGCAAACCAGGGATGGATATCGAGAAATTTAGACTGCAGAGCAGAAAGTAAtacatgaaaatattaaaataacgtatattcctaaaccctaatttctaaaaccccAATCCTACCTACGATTACCTACACACTAGTTCCCAAAATATAAGCCCTACACTCAAGATCCTAAACTCTAAAGTATATTACCttcaaaaaagttttttaaaatagttttttggCAACATAATCAGTGTCATATATTATTAATACAACAGTGTCAAATCACATATTAAATCTTGCTTGAATCACatgtattatattaaattaataatctttttttcatcttgtatatttatatatatattttgctcCATTTGAGTAATAAACCCTTCAATTATACGTTCTTTATACAACATCATCTTATCACAAATCATCTTATCACTTTTTTGTTGTCCGAGCCTATCCATTGCAAATCCATATAAAGCTTGtccaaacaaaaattttgaaaccAAACGGAGCCATCCCATGACCCAGCGTAGGAAGTTCGGCTCCGTGGTGTGCACACCCCTTTCTCCACTCAATTCCACGCTGCACCTACACGCATGACTCATGGACACGTGTTGCCGCCGTGTGGTTCCAATCTAAAATCTGTAAATCTTTACACACTGAGACTCTGTACATTGTAGTTGCCCTTAGATAAATATGTTAAAAAGTCAGATAAATTTGAGTTTGTACCGCAATGTATAGGGTGAAGTAcaaaaattgatttctttttattccAATGAAACTACAAGTCTACAATGGCTATGTCTTAATGTAGTTGGTTGAATTTGGTTATGCTTGATAAACCAGTTGAATTTAAGGTTGGATTTAGAAAAAAGACAAAGACTACgagtcaaaaattaaaagacagaGACTATGTCTCAATATTATGTTTGGTATATCTTGTAAATGGTTTAGTTATGTCAATATTTTGTAAATAGAAGCTTAAATAAGTGAGAATACTAAAATACCTTTACTAAATTAAATCCTAACCCTACCAATTCACCCATCCCCCTCcccctccctttctctctctctctccctccctcccTCCCTCCCTCTCAAATTTGAAGcaacaccaccactaccactGGAATACAAAGACAAAGTTGATGAAAAACACAAGGAAGAAGGATCACACCCCATACCCTTCTTCCTTAAGATTTCCGAAGCCTTTTTCGGGATCTTCTTCCTCCATGGATGATAAATTGAAAGCGTTGACGACATCATCCAAAACGGTGATCTTATTGCCATCTCTTCGAATTGGAGAGGTTCTTTCTTCTCATCGAGCTTCTTCTGTGAAGATTTCTTCTTCCTTTACTCCCTCTCGTTCAGAATCTCAGACCTCCAATTCTATCCCattattcttctctttttttttatttatctcacTCTGGTTTACGAGATTGTTGAATAAAgacattttagaaaaaaatattaacaaaattttagtttcttatgTCTCTATTTTCTAAAGATAATGTGAAGGGACTAAAATTTTGTCTTCAGACtaatttttgtttctgaatTTCAATCCCGTCTCAATTTCAATATTTCAAAAcaaactttaatattttaaaacaaaaactacCTAATATTTCAAAACAAACTTCaatatttcaaaacaaaaacactACTTAATAGTGCAATATTGATAGACTCGGTTGCTGAAATTGATTATgatgttcaatttttttatttgtgcacCTAGACATTACATTAGTGGTGTACCCTAGCAATACTTTAGCTCTAAATCTCTCACAACCTCACCACCCACAGTTACGCTTCCCACACTTTCAGCTCCCCAACGTTGCAATGGAATCATGATTCATTTCAAGGACAATTGGAACTTTCCTCCGGAATCCTACGATTGATTACTTTATTACAAAGCCAGGGCATAGACAAACCCAAGGTGGAAGAATTAGCATAAGCCGAAAAGGACATGATCCAATGAGCAGAATAACATTGGGACTGATTTTAAACAATCATAGATGTTCATGATATAGCATGAACAATTAAAATGGAGATTCATTAccatttttatatacataaacaAAGTCTAAATCAATGCAACCTAAGTTAAAGTTCAAGTGAAATACAGAAACACCATGTGTATACAGTAACAGTTACTTTGATGCTATGGAGCAGAATCTTCAGAGAACCTGGCATCAAAAGGAGCTGAGGCATGGGATTGGGATGAATTAGCAGCAGCGGCTCCAGATCCATTCTGCAATTCAATCACTAGCCACCGGACCGCTTTACTCATTTGTTCCAACCGAACTGCGCTGATGGGAGGAAGACCAGTCATGGTAGCTTGTCCGGGTTTTCCTGCGCCTGTCGCCTCGTCTACCAGACACTCTGATCCTATCCTCTGCTTCAAAGACTCCACAAACTCCTCAGCTTGATCACATGCCACCCTAAATAATTCCCACTTCTGCTTGAAGTTCTCTAGAGCAACATCAGTTGCTGTTGTTTTCTGGGCACCTGCACTTTCTTTGGCTTCAAGCACAGTCGACGCAGCAGCAATAAAATCTTGATAGGCATTGTTTAGAGAATCAACCACGTTGTCCATTGTTCCTATTtgtgatttaaaaagataagtatGAAAGATAAGATTATTCATTCTTGAGATTACAGATATTTAGCCAATTAAGAATTTCTGTAATTCAACACCATATGGTGGTTTCACCATCTAAGGACCATAAATATATCCCATGAATGTGATCGGAATCGTGtaaatgatttaatttaaatcaaatcatgTGTTTGGAATTATTAAAAGTAAGGAAATAATTGATTTCACAAATCTCGGAGAATTAAatcatttatattttgaaattccTTCTGTTTCTAGGAATTTAGTGGGAATTGAATTGATTTAGTTTAGATAAATTAAAACCTCTATACTTTACAAAAATATGATGTATATCTTGAAAAATTGTGGGGGAGAGAGAGATGCAGTAATGTCAAAATAACATGCAGAGATAAATGATGGAATATGTGCATCCTTACTTCACAGAGGCCAAAGAGCAAGAGAGAGGCCATCGCATGTTATGTACACAAGCACAATTGTGCATCGCAAACTAATGCAAACTTGTGCGCGAAGAGAGAAGATAAAAACGTATAATTACAATTATTTAATcttccaaacataattgatctATAAAACCAAttcaaattttatcattttacaaTTATTCCAAACATCAATGTtgatatacaaaataaaatgaattcaattcaaatcaatcccaaCTTCTTTAGATTCCAAACGCACCCTATTAGAATCGAGTGGGTCTAATTCAACCTCAAAaagttaactcatgaggttagGGATCGTCAAGCTTTTCTCCTATCCTATCCTACTATAATGCTAAAAGCCAGGCTTCATTTTGTTTCCCACCTTTTTTTTCATGCATGCCTTTTTTTATGATGACCAATGCATACATTTGCATAACATTGTATATGTACGTATATTCAACACgttcttcatcattctttttgAGAGCACATGGCGTGAAGAAGCAAAATTTGGTCTTTAGTGTACACATCCACACATGTTAAGTTGACATTGTTGAATTTCTGTAACCTACGCATGATATACTCGCAAAACCAAATATAAACCAACAATTACTCACTGAAATTCACAATTGCGCACAAGAATGAAGCTACTTACCAAAACCAAATTCCAACCTTAAAAGGATTCAAGAACAAAAAACTAAACCATAAAATGAGAGTGGAATAGGTCGTGTTTTAGATGCAATAATCACATCTGGACATTTGaattcaacaaaataaaatgacaGATCAACACCAAATCGAGAATCTGAAATAGCTAAAGACGTACATGTAGGTTTCAGATCTGGCAACATGACAACTCAGCGAGGCTGAGAGATGGATGGCGAGAGACGGAGAGAGACAGAAGTTGAGAGGCGAGGCTGGCGGCAAGAAACGGACTAACGGAGATCGAAGGGAGTGAGGCACTGTCCACACTATGGACTTGGGCAGGCAGGTAGGCAGGCAGGCAGGCAGCTGTGGGGCAGTTgtaaaataatagaatttgaATTGGTTTGATAGATCAATTATTATGTCtggaatattaaataatttgtaaCTATACATTTTTATCTTCTCTCTTTGCGCACAAGTTTGCATTAGTTTGCCATGCACAATATAACACACCATGGCCTCTCTTTTGCTCTCTGGCCTATGTGAAGTCTGGATGCACATATTCCATCATTTATCTCTGCATGTTATTTTGACATTACTGCATCTCTCTCTCCCCCCACAATTTTTCAAGACATACATCATATGTCTGTAAAATATAGaggttttaatttttctaaactAAATCAATTCAATTGCCACTAAATTCCTAGAAACACAAGGAATTTCAAAATATTgcatttcttttttgtttttgagagACAAAGTACCGTAAACAATGTTTTCTTTGTATGCAGACAGCCGAAGTACAGAGAGCGtcaattaatcagcaaagaaaAAATCGAAGAGCTTGAAGCGCAATTGAATGAAGCAGAGGATGTTATAACGGATCTTAGGATACAATTGAAACAAATATACCATGAGTTAGAGCAGACAAAGAATAGTcagaaaattaacaacaatcaactctATTAACTCAGAACAAAAACGGATCCCTGTTAACTCAAAACAAACATATCCCTATTAACTCAGAACAAAAACAGACCCTTGCTAACTCAGAAAATTAACACCAATCAACTCTATTAACTcagaaaaattaataacaataaaaaattaactcaaaaagattaatcaacaaaaacaaaattaactcaGTCAGAAAATGAGAAAACATTTAACtcagaaaaatgatttaaagaaGCCGTGAAACCGTGGCGGAGAGAGTGAACTTACAGAGGGAAAGATGCCAAGGAGAGAACGAACCACCGCAACGCCGAGAAGAGCGCCGGCGAGAAAACAAACGTGCCCGTGGGTTCTTTGCACGTGAGAGATGCCGACCTGAGAAGTGGGAGGCTCGGTTGAGTCTAGTCCGGCAGCGACCGCACCCTCTAGCCTACGGGAGTAACTCGGCGAGGTAAGGGTGAGCGGTTGCTAGGGTTTGGGTGAAGTCTCTTCTCTGATGTGGGAGATGGGTGAGCGAGGAGCGTTACTTTTCTTCActgaataaacaaaaattgaaaaacagaacaagAACTCAGAAGAAGAACTCTGCAGAACTCAAATCTGCCCTAAATTCTTCactgaataaaaatttaattgaaaaaaacaaaaacccaTGAACTCAAATCTGCCCAATTCATACAGTTTTGTCaccaaataaacaaaattagttGAAACATAAAAAGATTGAAGTACTCACCGCGGTGATGGTGACGGTTCGGTGACGACGAGCAACGCTTCGGTGATGGTGACGGTTCGGTGACGACGACAAGCCGACGACCACCACGACGCCAAGCCGACGACCAGACGGCGCCAACGCTTCGGTGACGGTGACGGTGATGCTTGGATCCGCGAGAGCTGTCTCGATCCGCGACGGTGAGCTTCGCTCCGGCGTTTGTTGGAGGTGACGGTGGCGTTTGTAGGAAGAAGGTTGAAGAGAAAATTATGGTTCGGAGGTGACTAGGAGAGTCTCTTCGAAGAGGAAAGTGGCTCAGCAACCTTATTTTACTTGAAgccttttttcccttttttttttatttttttaaccagGGCCAAAACCACGCCGTTTCGTGGCTTGGAGAGAACCAATATTTGTTGTTCGGCCAATTCATCAGTTAACCATCAGTTTTGTCGGTTTTTTGCCAGTCTTTTACAGGATAGTTTTATAGGTGAATCGAACCTATTAATTGACCGATTTTTTGTTAATCTAGTTGAATTGGTCGGTTCAGTCTAGTTTTCAGAACTTTGATGACTGTCAACACATGATTTACTTATGTAAACACGTGGGTCGCGATTTCAAGGCTCTCTTAGGcctaatccaactcatttctgaagtatATGATGCAAGACTCAAGTAGGATCAAGGGGGAAGCATTAGGATAGTTTTAATGTCATCttttaggttagaattctagaccgagaagctctctcttctctctagaaattatagttttttttttaatgaagagCTCAACACAACAAGTGGAGCATAGAAAGTAGTAACATggtatcaaaataaaataagaatagaaataAAAAGCAGACGTAGATATCCCTTTGTCATCTccggcattgccatcaacaatAGAAAGGGTCAGCACCTAACCACTCCTTGTAGCTCAACAAAGACAAGTTGATAACCTCCTCAACCCCTTTTCCTTTGTTCTGAAAAATTCTCTGGTTCCATTCCAACCAAATGTTCCAAATGATCGCACAGAAACACACCATCCATCTCTTGCGCTCCTATTTTGTATTTGAGTTCTCAGTCCAACTTTGAAAATGCTCCTTTACTGCACCTGGACAAGCCCATTGCATTCCAACATATGATAACCAAGCACACCATACCTGCCAAGAAAAACTACAACCAAGAAATATGTGTTGTCCATATTCAACACCATTGTTACATAGAACACATAAAGTATCTTCTTGGTGAATGACCCCAAGCCGACTCAGTCGCTCCGTCGTATTGACCCTGCCTATCAGGACAAACCAGACAAACAACTCTACTCTGGGCGGGACAAGGCCTTTCCAAATAGTCCTAGTAAAACTGTAGCTTAATATATCCTTCGGGACCATTTCCACCTGCAACacctgcacaaatgagttaATAGAGAAAATTCCTTGTTTATCATACTTCCATACAACTCTATCCTCTCTTCCAAGATCTAGTTTTACCAGCCTCAGAGTTCGGTGAAGCTGGTTCACTAAATCCAACTCCCATTGAAATAATTCTCTCCTCCACTGAAAATTCCATATCCAAGCTAAcccatcccaaaacccacaaTCCCCTATCATTGATCCTATTTGGTTTGAAACAGAGAAGAGCCTTGGGAATCGATCTTTCAAAGAACCTCCATGAATCGAGACATCCTCCCAAAACCGAGTTCGTTTCCCGTCACCCACCTCTATAGACAACCCAGTAATCATCTTCTGTCTGACTTCTAGATTCTTGAACTGTAGCTGACAGATATCCTTCCATGGACCTCCTCGAATAGATCATTTTTGGGAGGCCAGGAGCTGATTTGGATTCAGGTTGTTACACGAGCAGACCACCTTCTTCCATAACGGACACTCCTCTTTAGAGAATCTCCACCATCATTTAAACAGAAGAGCTGAATTTCGAAATATGGCATCCCCAACCCCCAACCCACCTAGCTTTTTAGGAGTCTGAACTACGGCCCACTTAACCAAAGCCATACCACTATTTCTATCCTCTTTCTCCATAGAAATCTCCTCTGCAAGGAGATCAATTTCTCTGCAACAGCCTTTGGCATCTTATACAGGCTCAGATAATAAACTGGTAGGCTATTTAACACAAATTTGATAAGTACCAATTTACCGGCCTTATTGAGAATCTTGGCCTTCCAGAGACTAAGCTTCTCCTCCACTTTGTCTATTATTGGCTTTCACGTTTTAACCCACCTTGGGTTTGCTCCTAGCGAGACGCCCAAATATTTAACTGGTAGATTGGCTTGCTTACAGCCCAACACACTGCACATTCGTTGTAGTCACTGCTCCTCATAGTTTACAGAAATGAAGTTGGATTTGTCGAAGTTGATACTTAAACCTAACATCAACTGAAAGCACCGAAGCAACCTCTTGTAGTTCTTGATTGTGTCTTCCTCAGAAGGGCAGAATAAGATAGTATCATCTGCAAACTGGAGATACGATAACTCAATATGATCTCTCCCAACCAACAACGGCAAAATACGACCATTCCTCACAGCCTCTCCAATCATCCTATGTAGGACATCAACAACAAGTACAAAGAGAAATGGGGACAGATGATCCCCTTGCCTCAGGCCCCTTTCCATCTTGAATGGCTTAGACGGTGAGCCATTTATCAACACTGACATAGAGCACGTGCTGACACACTCCATCACCCATCCCCTCCATCTTCGACCAAAACCCATCTTCTGTAATACAAGGTCCACAAAACTCCACTTGACTCTGTCATATGCTTTCTGGAAGTTTAGCTTTATTATTGCCGCTTCCTTCTTCCTCTGTTTGATCCACTGAACCGTTTCACATGCGATTAGAGCCCCGTCATGAATCATCCGATCTTTAACAAAAGCACTCTGTGTCTCGCCTACTAGTCCTAGCATAACATTTCTCATTCTCCTGACCAGCACCTTCGATATTGCCTTATATACATACCCCACCATGCTAATTGGCCGCAgatctttgatttccttggcaCCAGTAAACTTGGGGGCCAACGCCACCCATGTGACATTAGCATCAGACAGCAACCTTGAAGATTGGAAAAAGCCCAATACTACTGCCATGAAATCCGAGCCTATATCAGTCCAACACTTCTTTATGAAGTTCATGTTGTAACCGTCACATCCTGGCGCCCTGGACGATTCACAAGCCCACACTGCCTCTTTAACCTCCTCGGGTGACGGTAGCAACTCTAAAGCCAAAGAATCATCCTCGCTGATTCTTTCCACCAGACCATCTCTGAAACCCACCTCAAGAGACCTCTCTTGGTGATATAAGTCTTTGTAAAACTCCCTGATGGCAATTTTAATCCTAGCTTGATTCCTTACCAATCTTCCATTAATAACTAGAGTATCAATCCTATTATTTCTCCTTCTCGTTGAAGCTAAGTTGTGGAAATATCTCGTATTTTTACCCATGTCCCTCGCATGCCTCGACCTTGACATCTGCTTCCAATGTAATTCTTTCCTCACATACCATTTCTCACAAT encodes the following:
- the LOC107465474 gene encoding mediator of RNA polymerase II transcription subunit 32, whose product is MDNVVDSLNNAYQDFIAAASTVLEAKESAGAQKTTATDVALENFKQKWELFRVACDQAEEFVESLKQRIGSECLVDEATGAGKPGQATMTGLPPISAVRLEQMSKAVRWLVIELQNGSGAAAANSSQSHASAPFDARFSEDSAP